In one Bombyx mori chromosome 4, ASM3026992v2 genomic region, the following are encoded:
- the LOC101742257 gene encoding neural retina-specific leucine zipper protein, producing MVEHAVVDCSQASAMQTLPLQPHREADDDQLADEYVQNFELDHLEDHNLVKREPLRGGAYELIQTPPACARALRPWPDAGPYPQPHVAIAVDPSTPPETPPATIGRSPCRAALVDDVLWLPHMREPLDMRTVPCGSFEEWDRREWREQDHYGQQVALRPASSCSAMSPRNGPHPSYQPSSCGDDLISDDLLMTLSVRELNKRLHGFPREDVTRLKQKRRTLKNRGYAQNCRSKRLQQRQELEMTNRTLQDELHVLQLQVARVTHERDVLKQRLALMGREHAVPQHAPPTPHSSPEFFSEL from the coding sequence ATGGTGGAGCACGCGGTCGTGGATTGCTCTCAGGCGAGCGCTATGCAAACCCTTCCATTGCAGCCGCATCGCGAAGCTGATGACGATCAGCTCGCTGATGAATACGTACAGAACTTTGAGCTGGACCATCTCGAAGATCACAACCTGGTGAAACGTGAGCCGCTTCGTGGCGGAGCGTACGAATTGATACAAACGCCGCCGGCATGTGCTCGTGCTCTCCGACCCTGGCCTGATGCGGGACCGTATCCACAACCGCATGTAGCTATCGCTGTTGATCCCAGTACACCTCCTGAAACCCCTCCGGCGACGATTGGCCGTAGTCCATGTCGTGCCGCCCTAGTTGACGATGTACTCTGGCTACCACATATGAGAGAGCCTCTTGACATGCGTACAGTGCCGTGTGGAAGTTTTGAAGAATGGGACAGGCGCGAGTGGAGAGAACAAGATCATTACGGACAACAAGTCGCACTGCGCCCAGCTAGTTCTTGTTCGGCAATGTCTCCTCGCAACGGACCGCATCCATCATATCAGCCATCCTCTTGCGGGGACGATTTGATTAGTGACGATCTACTGATGACCTTAAGCGTGCGTGAGCTGAATAAGAGATTGCACGGTTTCCCACGAGAAGATGTAACGCGCCTAAAACAGAAAAGACGCACTCTTAAAAACCGCGGGTACGCGCAGAACTGTCGCAGTAAGAGATTGCAGCAGCGGCAAGAGTTGGAAATGACTAATAGAACGCTACAAGATGAGCTCCACGTGCTGCAGCTGCAGGTTGCCCGTGTGACGCACGAACGGGACGTGTTGAAGCAGCGGCTAGCGTTGATGGGACGTGAGCATGCCGTGCCGCAGCACGCACCGCCGACGCCGCACTCTTCACCTGAGTTCTTCTCGGAGCTGTGA